A genomic window from Aquipuribacter sp. SD81 includes:
- a CDS encoding diacylglycerol/lipid kinase family protein — MGRVVAVVSEVKAQESPDDVAAALDALRAHAAVDVERVAGDDHLRAVLDGEPERLVVLGGDGSVHRLVQVMHDRRRAGTERDAAVAVALLPLGTGNDLARGVGVPLDVPAAARLAVRGAARPMAVLLDDEEQVVVNAAHVGVGAAAARTAEEAASTKSVLGGAAYSAAAVVAGLRTRGWHLRVRVDGREVHDGGQRLLMVAVGLGRTIGGGAPVAPNADPFSGRAQVTVSRSTGWAARLAYAAALRHGRHHVRQDVTGVEAHDTVEVSAVGDDAFSVDADGELSDPVAQRTWRVVPEAWSIVAP; from the coding sequence ATGGGTCGGGTCGTCGCGGTCGTCAGCGAGGTGAAGGCCCAGGAGTCCCCGGACGACGTCGCGGCCGCGTTGGACGCCCTGCGCGCGCACGCCGCCGTGGACGTCGAGCGGGTCGCCGGCGACGACCACCTCCGGGCCGTCCTCGACGGTGAGCCCGAGCGTCTCGTCGTGCTCGGAGGCGACGGGAGCGTGCACCGGCTCGTGCAGGTGATGCACGACCGGCGTCGTGCCGGCACGGAGAGGGACGCAGCGGTGGCGGTGGCCCTGCTCCCGCTCGGCACCGGGAACGACCTGGCCCGCGGGGTCGGCGTGCCGCTCGACGTCCCGGCGGCGGCGCGCCTGGCGGTACGCGGGGCCGCCCGACCCATGGCCGTCCTCCTCGACGACGAGGAGCAGGTGGTCGTGAACGCCGCGCACGTCGGCGTCGGGGCCGCGGCCGCCCGGACGGCTGAGGAGGCGGCCTCGACCAAGTCGGTGCTCGGCGGGGCCGCCTACTCGGCGGCGGCGGTCGTCGCCGGGCTGCGGACGCGGGGCTGGCACCTGAGGGTCCGTGTGGACGGCCGCGAGGTGCATGACGGCGGGCAGCGGCTGCTCATGGTGGCGGTGGGGCTCGGCCGCACCATCGGTGGCGGCGCTCCGGTCGCACCGAACGCCGACCCGTTCTCGGGGCGGGCGCAGGTGACCGTCTCGCGCTCCACGGGGTGGGCCGCACGCCTCGCCTACGCCGCCGCGCTGCGGCACGGCCGGCACCACGTCCGCCAGGACGTCACCGGCGTCGAGGCGCACGACACCGTCGAGGTGTCCGCGGTCGGTGACGACGCCTTCTCCGTCGACGCCGACGGCGAGCTCTCGGACCCCGTGGCTCAGCGCACGTGGCGGGTCGTGCCGGAGGCGTGGTCAATCGTCGCTCCGTGA
- a CDS encoding DUF305 domain-containing protein has translation MLHRLLRPVLLASTVAVAAGLSACGGGTEAAPPPATIAYTAADVPVVVPGRPGEPTTTIEPGEVGSMSNVAAWDEADVAFVRAMVPHHAQALEMAALAPDRAEDERVLTLADRIYDGQGPEIDAMQGWLESNGLARADEDDHGHELMQGMATTEQMLALDAARGAEFDRLFLELMIAHHEGALDMAADAAGARNYRIVEMVEDTALKQSVEISRMEELLADVS, from the coding sequence GTGCTCCACCGACTCCTCCGCCCCGTCCTACTCGCCTCCACGGTCGCCGTCGCGGCCGGCCTGAGCGCGTGCGGGGGCGGCACCGAGGCCGCCCCGCCGCCCGCGACCATCGCCTACACGGCCGCCGACGTCCCCGTCGTCGTCCCCGGCCGACCCGGCGAGCCGACGACCACCATCGAGCCGGGCGAGGTGGGGTCCATGTCCAACGTCGCGGCGTGGGACGAGGCCGACGTCGCGTTCGTGCGCGCCATGGTCCCCCACCACGCCCAGGCGCTGGAGATGGCGGCGTTGGCTCCCGACCGCGCCGAGGACGAGCGCGTCCTCACCCTGGCGGACCGCATCTACGACGGGCAGGGGCCGGAGATCGACGCGATGCAGGGGTGGCTGGAGTCGAACGGCCTGGCCCGCGCGGACGAGGACGACCACGGGCACGAGCTCATGCAGGGCATGGCGACGACGGAGCAGATGCTGGCGCTCGACGCCGCCCGGGGCGCCGAGTTCGACCGCCTCTTCCTCGAGCTGATGATCGCCCACCACGAGGGCGCGCTCGACATGGCGGCCGATGCGGCCGGCGCCCGCAACTACCGGATCGTCGAGATGGTGGAGGACACGGCGCTCAAGCAGTCGGTCGAGATCTCGCGCATGGAGGAGCTCCTCGCCGACGTCTCCTGA